Proteins from a single region of Bdellovibrio bacteriovorus HD100:
- a CDS encoding cation:proton antiporter — MKRAALLTAILVLGLVLSQLLPVYLGEMPPHYPEALQLMTMTLLAFIMIQVGREFAIDLKNRHQYLVDYGVAATAAAFPWIFCTLYFLAFLMPEQTHSSTPPWIEALLAARFAAPTSAGVLFSMLAAAGLSATWTFRKTRILAIFDDLDTVLFMIPLKILLVGWAWQMGAAICTMAVLLLLGWKFYRRLRWPCSWPWIILYSLTVTALSEITYVLTRDEQTRVGMHIEILLPAFLLGCALSTKHPKDVIVPGENPPGLKTEEKVGLTISAAFMLLVGLSMPAATGANPAIVLNMEIPTILLHVLAVTVVANLGKMFTLFCYKKEASFKERLAVSIALFPRGEVGAGVLALSLSYGIQGPFLAIAFLSLALNLILTGGFIYIVKRLISA; from the coding sequence ATGAAGCGTGCGGCGCTGCTGACCGCCATTCTTGTGTTGGGACTTGTCCTGTCACAACTTCTGCCTGTTTATCTTGGCGAGATGCCACCGCATTATCCTGAAGCCCTTCAGTTGATGACCATGACACTGTTGGCATTCATCATGATACAGGTCGGACGAGAGTTTGCCATCGACCTGAAGAACAGACATCAGTATTTGGTGGACTATGGGGTGGCGGCCACCGCCGCCGCATTCCCCTGGATCTTTTGCACCCTCTACTTTCTGGCTTTTCTTATGCCGGAACAAACTCACTCATCCACACCCCCGTGGATCGAAGCACTGCTGGCGGCGCGCTTCGCCGCCCCCACCTCTGCCGGAGTGCTGTTTTCAATGCTCGCCGCCGCTGGTTTATCCGCGACGTGGACTTTTCGCAAAACCCGCATTCTGGCTATTTTTGACGACTTGGACACGGTGCTGTTTATGATTCCGCTTAAAATCCTGCTGGTAGGCTGGGCATGGCAGATGGGTGCAGCCATCTGCACGATGGCCGTCCTGCTTTTGTTAGGCTGGAAATTCTATCGCAGGCTGCGCTGGCCGTGCTCGTGGCCCTGGATAATTTTATATTCTCTGACTGTCACAGCCCTGAGTGAAATAACTTATGTCCTTACACGGGATGAACAAACCCGAGTGGGCATGCACATCGAGATACTTCTGCCTGCATTTCTTCTGGGCTGCGCACTTTCCACAAAGCATCCCAAAGATGTCATCGTGCCGGGCGAAAATCCGCCCGGCCTAAAAACGGAAGAAAAAGTGGGCTTAACAATTTCAGCGGCTTTCATGCTGCTGGTTGGACTTTCTATGCCGGCAGCCACAGGGGCAAATCCAGCCATTGTGCTGAACATGGAAATCCCCACAATCCTCTTGCATGTGCTGGCTGTCACGGTTGTCGCCAACCTGGGCAAAATGTTTACACTGTTCTGTTATAAGAAAGAAGCCAGTTTCAAAGAGCGCCTGGCTGTGTCCATAGCGCTATTTCCCCGCGGTGAGGTCGGCGCAGGAGTATTGGCACTGTCCCTGTCCTATGGAATTCAAGGACCGTTTCTGGCAATCGCCTTTTTATCTCTGGCCCTGAATCTGATTCTGACCGGAGGTTTCATTTACATTGTAAAACGTCTGATCTCTGCCTAA
- a CDS encoding chloride channel protein: MKFQIKRLFLSAGVGVMAGMAAAVFLITLNAATLWRESHPWLIWLLPLAGALIGYAYSKYGQNTDKGTGLILEQIHDPSNIIPFRMAPMVLLGTVLTHLFGGSAGREGTAVQMGASLADQFNHFIKMSPEDRKVLLIAGAGAGFSAAIGAPLAGALFGLEVIQVGRLRLFAVAECLVASFVAFYICRLLGAPHSVFGPVGEISYSALGFVAVFGAGLTFGLAANVFMRFTHLVERLQKRFVKHPVLKPLVAGVLLVLLFHLEGSFRFVGLGIPVIQDYFTQAASFVDPVYKTLFTGLTVGSGFKGGEFIPLVFVGSGLGSALSVVLPLSISLLAALGFAAVFGAAANTPLACAVMACEIFGWSIAPYALLACVVAYFVSGHLGIYKNQKIVRSKRDQLLWMFCRKN, translated from the coding sequence ATGAAGTTTCAGATCAAAAGACTTTTTTTGAGTGCAGGTGTGGGAGTGATGGCCGGAATGGCCGCCGCGGTGTTTTTAATCACTCTGAACGCGGCGACCTTGTGGCGCGAATCTCACCCCTGGCTGATTTGGCTTTTGCCGCTGGCAGGGGCATTGATTGGTTATGCCTACTCCAAGTATGGGCAGAACACCGACAAGGGCACCGGGCTGATTCTGGAACAAATCCATGACCCTTCCAATATCATTCCGTTTCGAATGGCGCCGATGGTGCTTTTGGGCACAGTTCTGACTCATCTTTTCGGGGGCTCTGCGGGGCGTGAGGGCACCGCTGTGCAGATGGGGGCCAGTCTTGCGGATCAGTTCAATCACTTCATAAAAATGTCGCCAGAAGATCGCAAGGTGCTTTTGATTGCCGGCGCTGGGGCGGGATTTAGTGCTGCGATCGGTGCCCCTTTGGCAGGAGCTTTGTTCGGCCTTGAAGTGATTCAGGTGGGAAGACTTCGACTGTTTGCAGTGGCGGAATGTCTGGTGGCTTCGTTTGTCGCTTTTTATATCTGCCGTCTGTTGGGGGCTCCGCACTCGGTGTTTGGTCCGGTGGGTGAGATTTCATACAGCGCGCTGGGTTTTGTGGCGGTCTTCGGGGCAGGGCTTACGTTTGGTCTTGCCGCCAATGTCTTCATGCGATTCACACATCTGGTTGAGCGACTGCAGAAAAGATTTGTAAAGCATCCGGTGCTGAAACCCTTGGTGGCCGGGGTTTTGTTGGTGCTGCTCTTTCATCTGGAAGGAAGTTTTCGTTTCGTGGGTCTGGGGATTCCGGTCATTCAGGACTATTTCACGCAAGCGGCGTCCTTCGTGGATCCTGTCTATAAAACTCTTTTCACCGGTCTGACAGTGGGTTCGGGGTTTAAGGGTGGGGAGTTTATTCCTCTGGTTTTTGTTGGCTCCGGCCTGGGAAGCGCACTTTCTGTGGTGTTGCCACTGTCGATTTCTTTGCTTGCGGCCCTGGGGTTTGCCGCTGTGTTTGGAGCTGCCGCCAACACGCCGCTGGCGTGTGCAGTGATGGCATGTGAAATCTTTGGCTGGAGCATAGCCCCTTACGCTTTATTGGCTTGTGTGGTGGCTTACTTTGTTTCGGGACATCTGGGAATCTACAAGAATCAAAAGATCGTGCGTAGCAAGCGGGATCAGCTTCTATGGATGTTTTGCCGGAAAAATTAA